In Mustela nigripes isolate SB6536 chromosome 2, MUSNIG.SB6536, whole genome shotgun sequence, a single window of DNA contains:
- the LOC132009732 gene encoding C-type lectin domain family 4 member G-like translates to MAFQGSCYLFSTQSQDWFEAKDHCAKKGAHLVIINSQAEQKFLRSEENTVYWIGLKKQYPKGIYKWQDGSAPTFINWPDTTSSDNDCVFIEKSGFWFSGMCQVSWYYWICEKPQVC, encoded by the exons ATGGCATTTCAGGGCTCCTGCTATTTATTTTCCACACAGTCACAGGACTGGTTTGAAGCCAAGGATCACTGTGCTAAGAAGGGTGCTCACTTGGTCATCATCAATAGCCAAGCAGAGCAG AAATTCCTAAGGTCAGAGGAAAATACTGTCTACTGGATTGGCCTTAAGAAGCAGTATCCAAAGGGCATTTACAAGTGGCAAGATGGCTCAGCACCCACCTTTAT CAACTGGCCTGATACCACATCTTCTGACAATGACTGTGTCTTCATAGAGAAGTCTGGCTTCTGGTTCTCAGGGATGTGCCAGGTGTCCTGGTATTACTGGATCTGTGAGAAGCCACAGGTCTGCTGA
- the LOC132009734 gene encoding olfactory receptor 1361-like — protein MDNQTRVFEFILLGLSEQPLQQQVLFGLSSSLYLIGCLGNLLTILAILFDPHLHSPMYFFLSNLSLLDICFTSTTIPKMLVNHLCGHSTISSEACLTQMYFFIAFGAADSILLSAMAYDRYLAICCPLHYLTVMSVLRCALLVAVPWISANLISMVHTILMTRLSFCTNRIPHFFCDLNALIKLSCSNTQVNEMLMLVLGGLVVLIPFVCIMASYTPIAVAVWKVPSTQGKWKAFSTCSSHLCVISLFYGTIIGVYFNPGSTHTTQRDLAATVMYTMVTPMMNPFIYSLRNRDLKEALRKLLKGNHLAEPL, from the coding sequence ATGGACAATCAAACCCGAGTCTTTGAATTCATCcttcttggcctctctgagcAGCCCCTGCAACAGCAGGTGCTCTTTGGTCTGTCTTCCAGCCTGTATCTGATTGGGTGCCTGGGGAATCTTCTCACCATCCTGGCCATCCTCTTTGACCCTCATCTCCACagccccatgtacttcttcctcagcAACTTGTCTCTACTTGACATCTGCTTTacctccaccaccatccccaaGATGCTGGTGAACCACCTATGCGGGCACAGTACCATCTCCTCTGAGGCTTGCCTGACGCAGATGTATTTCTTCATTGCCTTTGGGGCAGCTGACAGCATCCTTCTCTCGGCCATGGCTTATGACCGCTACCTGGCCATCTGTTGCCCACTGCACTACTTGACAGTCATGAGTGTCCTTCGGTGTGCCTTGCTGGTGGCAGTACCCTGGATCTCAGCAAACCTCATCTCTATGGTCCATACTATCCTGATGACCCGCTTGTCCTTTTGCACCAATAGGATCCCACACTTTTTCTGTGACCTCAATGCCTTGATCAAGCTCTCTTGCTCTAACACCCAAGTCAATGAGATGTTGATGTTGGTCCTTGGGGGCTTGGTGGTTCTGATTCCTTTTGTGTGTATCATGGCCTCTTATACACCTATTGCTGTGGCTGTGTGGAAGGTGCCCTCAACTCAGGGGAAGTGGAAAGCATTCTCCACCTGTAGTTCTCACCTTTGTGTCATCTCTCTCTTCTATGGGACTATTATTGGGGTCTATTTCAACCCTGGATCCACACATACCACCCAGAGGGACTTGGCAGCCACAGTGATGTACACTATGGTCACCCCCATGATGAACCCCTTCATCTACAGCCTTCGGAACCGAGATCTGAAGGAAGCCCTCAGGAAACTTCTCAAAGGAAACCACTTGGCTGAACCTCTTTGA